In Pseudomonas sp. ADAK18, a single window of DNA contains:
- a CDS encoding LysE family transporter, translating to MALDTWLAFFLASWIISLSPGAGAIASMSSGLQYGFLRGYWNALGLQLGLALQIVVVAGGLGAILAASSTAFYAIKWFGVAYLVYLAIKQWRALPADLTDNAAVRPIGKPLAMVFRGFLVNASNPKALVFMLAVLPQFVNPQAPLLIQYVILGATMICVDMIVMAGYTGLASKVLRLLRTPKQQKRMNRTFAGLFVGAAGFLASLHRATA from the coding sequence ATGGCACTCGATACATGGCTGGCCTTTTTCCTGGCCAGTTGGATCATCAGTCTCTCTCCTGGCGCTGGCGCCATCGCCTCGATGTCCAGTGGTTTGCAATACGGTTTCCTGCGCGGTTACTGGAATGCTCTGGGTCTGCAATTGGGCCTGGCGCTGCAAATTGTTGTGGTTGCGGGTGGCCTGGGCGCGATTCTCGCGGCATCTTCCACAGCCTTCTATGCGATCAAATGGTTCGGTGTGGCGTACCTGGTTTACCTGGCCATCAAGCAATGGCGTGCACTGCCCGCTGATCTGACCGATAACGCGGCGGTCCGGCCTATCGGCAAACCTTTGGCGATGGTCTTTCGCGGCTTCCTCGTCAATGCCAGCAACCCCAAGGCATTGGTGTTCATGCTGGCGGTGCTGCCACAGTTTGTGAATCCCCAGGCGCCGCTATTGATCCAGTACGTGATCCTTGGCGCGACGATGATCTGTGTGGACATGATCGTCATGGCCGGCTACACAGGCCTGGCGTCGAAAGTGTTGCGGCTGTTGCGCACACCCAAGCAGCAGAAGCGCATGAATCGCACGTTTGCCGGGTTGTTCGTAGGCGCGGCAGGCTTCCTGGCCAGTTTGCACCGCGCAACGGCCTGA
- a CDS encoding mechanosensitive ion channel family protein, with the protein MEALQLPLPAQWIEPLWVGVQILLILLAGYFAQRFVAKCLKRLGERYPFPPQLLMPLRGGLRWLIMGSALIVVLERLGVSATVLWTALSGFVAVAAVAFFAMWSVLSNLLCAILIFTVGPFRLGDVVELVDTVDKPGVKGRVVAINLLYTTLIEVEEAGTGSVMVQVPNSLFFQRSVRRWRGSDVLPVGSGEK; encoded by the coding sequence ATGGAAGCGCTGCAACTGCCGCTGCCGGCCCAATGGATCGAGCCCCTATGGGTCGGCGTACAAATCCTGCTGATCCTGCTGGCTGGTTACTTCGCCCAGCGTTTCGTTGCCAAATGCCTGAAGCGCCTGGGGGAACGTTACCCGTTTCCGCCGCAGTTGCTGATGCCGCTGCGTGGTGGCCTGCGCTGGCTGATCATGGGCAGTGCGCTGATCGTTGTGCTGGAGCGCCTGGGCGTTTCCGCCACGGTGTTGTGGACGGCGCTGTCGGGGTTTGTCGCGGTGGCGGCGGTGGCGTTCTTTGCCATGTGGTCGGTGCTGTCGAACCTGCTCTGCGCGATTCTGATCTTCACGGTCGGGCCGTTTCGTCTGGGTGATGTGGTCGAGTTGGTGGACACCGTCGACAAGCCTGGCGTCAAAGGTCGTGTAGTGGCGATCAACCTGCTGTACACCACGTTGATTGAAGTGGAAGAGGCGGGGACTGGCAGCGTGATGGTGCAAGTGCCCAACAGCTTGTTCTTCCAGCGCTCGGTGCGACGTTGGCGGGGCAGTGATGTGTTGCCTGTCGGATCGGGCGAGAAGTAG